Genomic segment of Neofelis nebulosa isolate mNeoNeb1 chromosome 17, mNeoNeb1.pri, whole genome shotgun sequence:
TTTCTTTTTGGAGTCTGTGGGTATTTCCTAACCAGTCGAAGCGTGTGAGACTGTCCTCCGCTGACCCACCCCCCGTTTTCCCATCTGGCAAGGCCAGGGGCAGGTCGGCTCCGAGGGCCTGTCCTCCCTGGGGCCTCCCTCCACCACAGCCCTGCaactgtcccctcctcctccccccaggaTGACCCGGCACGGCAAGAACTGCACGGCAGGGGCCGTCTATACCTACCACGAGAAGAAGAAGGACACAGGTACTGGGTTTGGGAGGGGGGACAGTTGTATCTCAAAGGCACCATCTCACTTTGCACCTCCGGTTGTGTCTTCTGGGCACGtctctttcccccccaccccacccgccgaCCGATGGTCATGACACTAAGAGTAACAGCCCACGCGATCCCGTGCCCCTGCAGTGGGTGCTTATGGCTTGTCGTAGCCATATTCCAGaggcagaaactgaggcccagagagggccacGCCCTTGAGTCTGGGCTGAGGGGAGTCAGGCGTGAGCCTCTCTACCTGGCAACTTCGGTGACAGCCTGTCACTTACCCTCTGGATTGACACCTTCCTGAGGGCTATGCCCCGCCCCcaatgcacacacacagcctgaGCTTTTGACTGCCTGTCTCTCGGAGTCCcgcccaacacccccccccccccccccgccacatgcaagttctctctgtgcctttctcttgGGGTTTCGCAAGGGGCACCTCTCCTGtccctccatccctctgcctctgtctgtcccCAGCGGCCTCAGGCTATGGGACCCAGAACATTCGACTGAGCCGGGATGCTGTCAAGGACTTTGACTGCTGCTGCCTCTCTCTGCAGCCCTGCCACGACCCTGTCGTCACGTGAGCTGGGGAACTGCACTGGGGGTGTGGGGAACCGCCTGCACAGCCAGGGCGCCCTGGGCAAGCCCCTTAACCCCTCAAGAGCCTCAGTGTGCTCATCTGAGACATGGGCATGATCCTAACGTGTTCCCCAGGGATGTGGAAAAGAATACATCCGTAACAGAGGGTAGGGCCCTTGGAtcattgcctggcacataataatagCTTATGTGTGGAGCATTTACCATTCCCCGCCTTGTGGTCTGGCAGAGGCCTCGGTGAGATAATGGGTACAAGGTGCTTAGTCCAGTGACTAAATATGGGCTCACTTTACAGGTCTGTTTTACAGACATAGTGACGAGAGCAGACTGTGGCTCAGGGTCCCTGAGGCCACCTGCAGGTTCAGTGATTCATTGGAAGAACTCGCAACTCAGAAAGGTGGTTAAGAGTCAGTGATGGCTTATTACGGTACAAAGATGGAGATTAAGTCAGTAAGGGGAGAAGGCGCATGGGGCCGAGCCCAGGAGGGACCAGGATCGAGCCTCCAGTTGTCCTCTCCTAATAGGGTCACACAGACAGCGCTAGTCTCCCGACAACGACATGTGACAGCAGGCAGACATGGGCGCCGCCCACCGGGGGAAACTCACGGGAGCCCCAGCGTCCAGGGATTTTACTGGAGGCTGGTAACTCAGGCATGGCGTGACTTTGGTCTCCGGGCCCTCCAGAGGTCTAACCTCATACCACATGGCCCAACCACCTCCCCCACCAGGTGAACTAAGACACTTTTATCAGGCAGCACATTCCAAGGGCTCAGAGGCTCCCTCCTGGGAGCTGGTTCAAGGGCCGGGTCCTTTGGAACGTGTAGGGTTTGGAGAACACGGCCCGCTGAGCTAGCCCTTTATTGCACAAGATTTTCCCTACAAGGCAAAGCCAGGATAGTGAAAATGGCGTGGTCACTCAGAGAGCTGTGCTAGGCACCGCGTGACCTGCCGCCTGGAAGACGCTTCGTGCGTGCCCAGGGCAGGGAGCCTATGGCTTCCCATCTCGTCCTGTCCTTACAGCCCGGATGGTTACCTGTACGAGCGTGAGGCGATCCTGGAGTACATTTTGCACCAGAAGAAGGAGATCGCCCGGCAGATGAAGGTGATGGGGATGGGGGCACGGGCGGGTGGCGTTGATCCCGAGCTCACAGAACCTCTCTGGCCTTCTTGTCTAAGTTCCTTTTCCCTCTGAGCCTTTGcctatgctgttccctctgcttggcgCACCGTCCCGTCCCACTTCTCCTGGTtagctccttctccttctccagatTTCCTCCCAGGCGTCGCCTCCTCTGACCTCCTGCTAGTCCAGGGCCTCAAgggtctgcccccccccccccccccaacctcttgACACTTATGGTTGTGACTCAGCCTGTGGCTGACGTGTGCCCACTTCCGCCACTAGATGGCAGGCCCCAGGGGCAGAAAACAGATCTTTTGCCCACCCCATGGCCCTAGGTTCTCTGTGAACACTTGGTAAATTGACGATGTCACCTCATCTCCCTGGGCCTCGGTTGCACTGCCTCTCAAATGGGCTGACAGGGCCAAGTCAGAGGGCGCTGCAGGGCGTGTGGGAGATGCTCACAGATCAGAATTCTCAAGGCATTTACTTGGAGCCATGCCCACTTTCCACGGCTGAACTCATTTTGTGGGTAGGAGGGACCCCGTTTATCGCCGTGTTTGAGGCGCAGCTGGTCGAtctccctccttttcctgccAGGCTTCCTAGAGCTCCAGAAACACTGAGGGttagattctttgtttttgtttttaatgtttatgtatttttgagagagagaggcagagtctgagcacgagcaggagagcagcagagagagagagagtgggagacacagaatctaaagcaggctctaggcttcaagctcagcacagagcccgacacggagctcaaacccatgagccatgagattatgacctgagccaaagttggacacttcaccgactgagccacctaggcaccctatttttttctttttttaaagtttatttatttatttatttagagagagaaatatcaggggggggtggggaagggcagagagagagggagaaagaatcctaagcaggttcctcactatcagtgcagagcctgacgtggggcttgaactcacgaacccaaacctgggagatcatgacctgagctgaaatcaagagtcagatgctggggcgcctgggtggctcagtcggttaagcgtccggcttcggctcaggtcatgatctcacggcgtgtgagttcgagccctgctcgtacacagcctgcttgggattctctctccctctcccacttgggCATGCGcccacgcgctctctctctctctctctctctctctctcaacataaactttaaataacttaaaaagacTCACACTCAGGCAGTTACCAGCCTCTACTGACTGCCGCTGCCAGGACCGTCCCCTGTGGAGGCCTCGGTTTAcccgtctgtgaaatgggaagagcCACCCTCAAACGCCACAACGCACGGGAAGGTGCCGAGCCCGCTTCTTTCTCGCTGCCCACAGGCCTACGAGAAGCAGCGGGATGCCCGGCGTGAGGAACAGAAAGAGCTGCAGCGGGCGGCGGCACAGGACCAGGTGcggggcttcctggagaaggaggcAGCCATCGTGAGCCGGCCCCTCAACCCCTTCACGCCCAAGGCCGCCCCTGAGACCCGTCCAGGTGAGGGGGAGCGGacttgccgggggggggggggggggggcgcgggtcCCGCAGGGCCGGGTGCCTCCCTGGGTGCGGCATCTGGGCCCCTCTCCCTCCCGCAGATGACGCCCGCCCCGGGGCCAGTGTGGGCCCCACGGGCAAGGACAAGGACAAAGCACTGCCCAGCTTCTGGATCCCGTCGCTGACCCCCGAGGCCAAGGCCACCAAGCTGGAGAAGCCTGTGAGCATCCCCAGCACCCTGTGCCCGCTTGGCACAGAGGACCCGAGTCCCCCAGTGTCCCCAGCGCCTCCTTCCCCGCCCGGGAccccccatcctccctccaccTGGCCCCAGTCCGGCCTgttgaccgccccccccccccctccgtccTGCGCAGTCGCGCACCGTGACCTGCCCCATGTCTGGGAAGCCGCTGCGCATGTCTGACCTGACACCCGTGCGCTTCACGCCGCTGGACAGCTCCGTGGACCGCGTGGGGCTCATCACACGCAGCGAGCGCTACGTGTGCGCTGTGACCCGCGACAGCCTGAGCAACGCCACGCCTTGCGCTGTGCTGAGGCCCTCGTGAGTCGCCCGGGGAGGATGGCCTGGGGACCtgcagggccgggccgggccgggcagTGTGGCTGTGTCCCTCACCCGAGCGGGGCCTTCTCTGATCGCTGTCTCCCACCCTCACTCTCACCGAAGTGGGGCTGTGGTCACCCTGGAGTGCGTGCAGAAGTTGATTCGGAAAGACATGGTAGACCCCGTGAACGGGGAGAAGCTGACCGACCGGGACATCATCGTGCTGCAGCGGGTGAGCGGTGACCCGCCTCCCCAGGCCCCCGCCCCTGTCCTCTCCCTACGCCCCGCACCTACTGGGGAGTAGGACCCCGCCCTGCCTCCTCCacgccccacccccgccttccTAAGCTGGGGTCCTGCCTCACCTTGCGGGCTTAGGATACCCCCGCAACGGGCCCTGCAGCCCGACCTGCCTCCACCTTGGCCtcgtccccccctccccagggcggCACCGGCTTCGCGGGCTCCGGAGTGAAGCTGCAGGCTGAGAAGTCCAGGCCGGTGATGCAGGCCTGAGTGCACAGGAGACCAAATAAACAGGCTTGGACTCACCGGCCCTTGTGGTGCCTTCGTTGGCCTCGCGGGAGCCCTGGGGCCACACGGGGAGCCCTCCAGCGTGCACCTGCTGCAGTGCCCCGGTGTGAAGGCGTGGGCTAAAGTTACCTTTAAGGTGGTCTGACGTTAAGAGGAAAATCCGAACTGAGCCCACACGCACGCGTTAAAACTgggccagaggggcgcctgggtggctcagtcggttaagcggccgacttcggctcaggtcacgatctcgcggtccgtgggttcgagccccgcgtcgggctctgggctgatggctcggagcctggagcctgcttccgattctgtctccctctctctctgcccctcccccgttcatgctctgtctctgtctcaaaaataaataaaacatttaaaaaaaaaaaaaaaaaactgggcgAGAGTGGCCAGAGGTCAAGGTCCCAGCTGCGACCGACCGTAGGCAGGCGCCGCTTTGACAGGCTAAGTAGAAATCCCGCCGCATCTTTTTGAGTCATGCCAAATTCGAAGCCCGCGAGATGTCCAGGAAAGCCTCTCTCCCAAGTAAAGGGTGGTGAGACgcccaagggaaacaaaatgcaGTGAGAGCAGCCGGCACCCAGTCAGGAGCCCTCCTCCCTGACCCTTGACTGCCGGAAGGCCAAGAGCAAGAAGAAACCCTCGTCCAAGGACGCCAGATGCCGGGGGCTGCACAGTACCGGGCAGGTGTGGAGAGCCAAGGGTGCAGGGGGAAGGAGGCCGCAGAGGGTGGGGCCTGGTGCACCTGCCTGGAGTCAGCTTACGGAGGAGCACAGGGGCAGGTCTTAGAGCTCTGTGGGTTTTTTCTCCCcgttttttaaattcagtttttaatgtttatgtttgagagagagagtgagagagcacgcaGCGGcagggtgaggggggcagggcaaagagagagagacacacacacagaatcagaagcaggctccaggctctgagctgtcagcacagagtcaaacccagggctcgaacccatgaaccgggagatcatgacctgagccgaagtcgcaggcttaaccgactgagccacccagacgcccctagagcTATGTTTTCAATGACCATCGACTCATAAAAGCACCCGTGGGCAGTGTGCAAAGTAGAGCATATAGTCAAGCAAAGATCAACAAGCCTTAACGTTCCCGCCCTGAGGGACACCTAGGTTCTGTCTTCTAGGGCTTTCTCCACGTGTGTACACGAGTTGGCTCAACCAGCATGACATCTCAGGGCATGTGCTGTTCGTTCAGCAGTCTCTGCCTTTTCACTTCTGTAAAAAGTTTTCATCAAACGCCCAGACCCGACTCAAAGGACCGGGAAGTGCCCTTCGGTGCTCTTTGGTGAAGACCCTGTCTGGTGTCTGCAGGGGAAGGTTTTGGTAGGAGGGGGTGTATCATCCTTGCACCCTGGAGGCCACCCCCCAAAACCCAGCAttttctcccccagagccttctAGGACCTCCCTTTGATCCCTAGACCCCAGAACCTGGAAACTGGCCCAGTTGCCACTGACATTCAAGGGCAGGCCTTGCCATCTGGGCTTGTTGATCTATGGTCCTCTTGCGTCCGGGCCACAGTCCTGGGGGAGGGACGCTTGTACCCATTTCACAGAACAGCCCACTGACCCTGAGAAGATgctcttgcccaaagtcacactgcTCAAGGCTGTAGCAGAAGTCAGGTTCACTTAGAAGCCAGCCGCCTCCAgagacctccccacccccagccctgcccttcctcccatcctctgTACCTTTTCCTCCCCCAGGTATCTCCACATTGTCACCCCATGAATCATGCCCCCCCCCATCCTTAGTGAGCTCCCAGCCAACTCCTTTCTACCTAGAGCATTTCAAGCCACCCCTCAGTCCCTAAACACCCCAATCTTCagcctggttttcttttttaagttttatttattattttgagcgagagagcaggggaggggccgagcgagagggagagagaggatcccaaggaggctccatactgttgaaccgcgagatcatgacctgacccgaagtgggacacataaccgactgagccacccaggtgccccatcagcctcttctttttttttttttttttttttttttaagtttatgtattcattttgagacagaggggtggggagggtcagagagagagggaatcccaagcaagctctgcacccgccatgagcgcagagcccaatgaggggctagaactcacgaactgtgggatcatgacctgagccgaaacccagagccagacgcttaaccaaccgagccacccaggccgcccCTCAGCCTCTTTCTTAATTGCCCACAACCACCCCTGGGACCTTCCAGTTTTCTCTCAGCCTCCTCGGGGACTCCAGTCTTGTTCACATGTGTTCAGGCCAGCCCTGCCACCACCGATCAAAGCTTCCAGGGTTCCCAGCCTTGCACCTGTATTTCCACAAGGGGCCTAAATCCCCCTGATCCGCGGGCCCTTCGAGACCCCCTTTGCGGAGAGGCGGCAGGGTGCAGGTCAAGGTCCGTCCAAGAAAGTAGTTTCCTTTGAGGTTTCAAAGGGGACAGGGAGCGGAAGCAAGGGCCTCCCGGCAGCTTGAGCCGCAGCagtggaagggagaggaggaggtgcGTTTTCTCAGCAGAGGGCCCTCAGGCACCGCTGGGGAagttgagagcaagaaagaggccaggggaaggggggtggggggtgcctgcaGTGGCTCCGGCCTCAGCTGGCCTGCAGAGGGCACTTGCAATTCTTAAGGCGTTTAGTTGTACGTgtctttaaatgtctatttatttattttgagagcgagagcaggggaagggcagagagaggaacacagaatccCCAGCCGACGccaccctgtcagcacacagcccaactcgggtctcgatcccacgaaccgcgagaccatgaccggAGTCCATGACCATGACCTGCAGTTCTTCAGGCTTTTAAACAGGGAGATTTATTCTGGAAAGGAAAACTATATAGACAGGGGGCAATTCCTTGGTTGTCCAGGGAGGGAGCGGGATGGGCTAGGAAGGAGTGGATAGCAGGAGGCTTGGGGGAAGGGCAGCGggactgttctgtatcttgatggTGGGGTGGTTGCATGACTGATTCATCAGAATCCATAGATTTGTAACCAAACAGCGGACTTTATGGGAGTTAAAAGtcaaatttgaaaactaaaaaaaataagggggggggggggtggtgcccgggtggctcagtcagttaagcatccggctcttgatttcagctcaggttgtaatctcacagttcgtgggtccccagcccccagtcgggctccgtgctaacagtgcagaacctgcttgggactctctcctccctctttctctgcccctatcctgcttgccctctctctcttgctgtctctctttcttaaaaagaaagaaagagaaagaaggaaggaaggaaggaaagaaagaaagaaaagggaagaaaaggaagaaagaaagaaagaaagaaagaaagaaagaaagaaagaaagagaaagaaagaagggaagaaagaaggaaaaaaagaaaaaacttaaaaaaaaagtcaacttaatgattccactcctaggtatataaccCAAGGAGACTGAAAGTCTGTCCATGCAAAAACTTCCACGTGAATGATCCGAGCGGCACTAATCACGTTAGCCGAAAAGTGGAAACAAGCCAAGTGTCTTTCAAGTGCTGAATGGATACTCAAAACATGGTATAGTCATCCAGGgaaatatcattcagccataaaaatgatgaCGTACCGGTAtctgctacaacgtggatgaacttGGAAAACCAGTACGCCGGGCAGCTGGCTGGCTTCAGTCAGAAGAGTGcgcgagactcttgatctcggggtcgtgagttcaagccccaagttgggtgtagagattactaaataaataaaaacaacaacacagtaTGCGAAGTGAAAAGCCAGCCATAAAAGGTCACATGATGTATGGTCCCTCTTATATACaaagtccagaataggcaaatcttttaatttattggaaaatttttaatgtttatttatcttagagagtgcgagtggggggcacagagagagagagagggagacacagaatccgaagcaagctccaggctctgagctgtcagcacagagcccgacgcggggctcgaacttgtgaaccgcgagatcatgacctgagctgaaatctgagcCCCCCAGTCGCCCAGAaacgaacttttttttttttaaccacactgGTAGGCAAGGAAACAGCgataatttggcaatatctagtaAAAGCTAAAGATGCCAACTCCACGATCCCACAATCTCCACTGACCCATACACCCCACAGAGGCACAAACATGCTCATAAAAACGTGAACTAGGGGGCAgcccgtcagttaagcatcccagttcagttcaggtcaccatctcacagtttggttcgtgagttcgaagcCTACATAGGACTCTCttctgtcggcacggagcccacatcagatcctctgtccccctccctctttgctcccctcaaaaataaatagaaagaaagaaagaaagaaagaaagaaagaaagaaagaaagaaagaaagaaagaaagaaagaaagaaaaagaggaaggaaaggaaaggaaaggaaaggaaaaggaaaaggaaaaggaaaaggaaaaggaaaaggaaaaggaaacccaAACTAGAATGTTCCCAgtacagggtgcctggctggctcagtcagaagaacacaggactcttgatcttcgggtcatgagttccagctccacactgggtgtagagattacttaagtaaataaatcttaaggggcacctgggtggctcagtcggttgagtgaccgacttaggctcaggtcatgatctcacagtttgtggtgagttcgagccccacgtcgggctctgtgctgacagctcagaacctgaagccggcttcagattctgtgtctccctctctctgtgcccctccactgctcatgctctgtgtctctctctcaataataaataaacattaaaaaattaaaaaaaaataaataaaacttaaaaaaaaaaacaaacctgaaaacAGCCTAAATGTTGGTCAGTGGAGAACTGGTTAAATCTTcgtggactgaaaaaaaaaaaaaaaaaaaaaaaaaaaaaaaaaaaaaaatcttcgtgGACTGAACTGAAATggtcttcaaatatattttctgaattacctcaataaaaaataaattataaaaacttaAGATCGGAGCGTTCTGATTCAAAAAATTGTTAAGTGGAACAAGAAAGGTAAAAAAACATTGTTAGTCATCTGCCCttctttctattaaaaagaaaaacagtttgtaCATATTTGCCTAAATCTATGTAAATTCTCCCTGGAAAGAAACACTGGCTGCCTGTGAGGAGGCGAACTTGGTGGAAGAAAGACTCATTTTTAGCATGTAACATCTTGTACATTTagaattttgtatcctatgaGTATActgccaaaattttaaaataaaatgtgcaaaaagacaaaaaaaaaaaaaacctggggagAGGCACAAAGGGTGACAAGGTGCAGGAAATCTTTCGTAATGAGCTGTCCCATACAAGTAATTTGTTGctgtattattttgatttttaaaaaaagttttgaaacatGTAGCCCTCCCAGAGATCTACAAATTTGCCCTACTCTCACAAACCAGTTCTCCACTCCCAGCCACTAGGGGGTAGTATGTTACCATAATTAAAAGCTTGGATTCAgacagggaacctgggtggctcagtcggttaagcgtctgacttcaactcagatcatgatctcatggtcggttggtgagcacaagccccacattgggctctgtgctgacagcctggagcctgcttcggtttctgtgttcccccctctctctctgcccccacccccgctctctcaaaaaataaataaacgttttaaacaCTTGGATTCAGACACACTTGGTTTCAGATTCCAACCCTACCACAGATACCAATTATAAACTCtggataaaacagaaaacattaccCAAAGGCACTGGAAAGTGAACCAAACCACACAGAAACTGGAGGGAAAttgacaataaaaaagaaaggcagtggGTGGTTTCTCATTTGTACAGCCTGGGGGTAGGTTCTAGTCCTAGCCAGAGGGGCAGCTAAAAACACCAGGGGAAAAATCCAGTCTTCCTAGCTTGAAGCACCAGAACAATAGGAAAGTAAGGTATAAATACTGGAAATCCAGGGTGAGGGCactccaaatatttttataaaaactctgctcaggggcgcctgggtggcgcagtcggttaagcggccgacttcagccaggtcacgatctcgcggtccggtccgtgagttcgagccccgcgtcaggctctgggctgatggctcggagcctggagcctgtttccgattctgtgtctccctctctctctgcccctcccccgttcatgctctgtctctctctgtcccaaaaataaataaaaaacgttgaaaaaaaaaattaaaaaaaaaaaaaaacactaaaaaaaaaaatttaaaaaaaaaataaataaataaataaaaaaaaaaaaaaaaaaaaaaactctgctcAAATATCTAGCTGACCCTGAACCACATCTGCATGGGGTACACGCCAGGAAGCCCAGCTAAACCTAAAAAAACTGTGAACTGAAATGTGCGGTACAAATTTCATAGGAGGAGTTTTACAGAGATTACAGTTTGAGTTTAACCAAGTTAATGGGTtgtttaggggggaaaaaaaaatcaatactctTCAAAGGAACACAACAGACTCCAGAGTTTCTACAGTGTATCCAGGATATACTCTAACACTactcaaaatggaaacaaataggaaaatatgaCCCACTCTCAAGAAAAAAGGCAGTAACCTAAGACCAACACCAAAATGACCCATATATAGGACTCCATGTGGACAGTTCGAaccctgctttagatcctctgtcttcctttctctctgtccctcccaactagcgcgctctgtctctcaaaaa
This window contains:
- the NOSIP gene encoding nitric oxide synthase-interacting protein, giving the protein MTRHGKNCTAGAVYTYHEKKKDTAASGYGTQNIRLSRDAVKDFDCCCLSLQPCHDPVVTPDGYLYEREAILEYILHQKKEIARQMKAYEKQRDARREEQKELQRAAAQDQVRGFLEKEAAIVSRPLNPFTPKAAPETRPDDARPGASVGPTGKDKDKALPSFWIPSLTPEAKATKLEKPSRTVTCPMSGKPLRMSDLTPVRFTPLDSSVDRVGLITRSERYVCAVTRDSLSNATPCAVLRPSGAVVTLECVQKLIRKDMVDPVNGEKLTDRDIIVLQRGGTGFAGSGVKLQAEKSRPVMQA